Below is a window of candidate division WOR-3 bacterium DNA.
TCCTCTCTTACTCCTTGGCAAAGAGTGGAGATGGCTAGACATCCCAATAGGCCATACACTAGTGATTATGTGAAGTATCTATTTAAAGATTGGATAGAGCTTCATGGAGATAGAAGGTATGCGGATGACCTTGCAATTATCACAGGGTTAGGTAAGTTAGGAGACATCTCTTTTGTTATTGTTGGGCACGAAAAAGGAAGAACTACATCGGAAAAAATTAAACGGAATTTTGGGAGTGCTCATCCTGAGGGTTATAGAAAAGCTCTTAGGGTGATGAAAATGGGAGGAAAGTTTAATCTACCAATAGTTTGTTTTGTTGATACAGCAGGGGCCTATCCTGGGATTGGAGCAGAAGAAAGAGGGCAAGCTTTGGCTATAGCAGAAAATATAAAGGAAATCGCTGTTATTCCTGTTCCTATAATCGTGATAATAACAGGAGAAGGAGGGAGTGGCGGCGCTTTAGCTATTGGAATAGGAGATAGAATATATATGCAAGAATTTGCTGTTTATTCTGTGATTTCTCCAGAAGGATGTGCTTCGATTATCTTTAGAGATCAGGAACATAAAAGAGAAGCTGCGGAGCTGCTAAAGATCACGGCAGAGGATCTTAAAGAATTTGGTGTTATTGATGGAATAATAAAGGAGCCAGAAGGTGGGGCTCATAGTAACCACGAGGAAGCTGCTCGTTTAGTTGGAGAAATAATACTTAAATCTTATGAAGAATTGAAAGATATTCCAAAAGAAGAGTTGATAGAGAAAAGGATTGAGAAGTTTTCAAAGATGGGAATATTTATAGAGGAATAAATGGCTATTAGAGGAGATTTTAAGGAATTTGAATTAAATGACATATTCCAATTTATTCAGATGGGAAATAAGGATGGAGCTTTGTATATTAAAGGGAAAAATGGGAATGGGGTAATTTATTTTGAGAAAGGGAATATTAAACACGCAGAGACTGGCAAGTACGTAGGAACTGATGCGATAAATGTATTCCTTACCTGGGATTCTGGGACTTTTGAGTTCATCCCGGAGGAAAGAACGGATAAAGTTACGATTGATCTTCCTATTAATAGTGTGATTCTTGAAGCAGCAAGACAGATAGATGAGTGGAAGAAGATGGAGGATGTAATACCTTCTGAGGAGGTTGTGGTGGATTTTGAAGAAGAGCCAGAAGTTACTGATATTGAACTTAGACCCTTAGAATGGAAGGCTCTTTCTATAATAGATGGAGAAAAAACTATAAGAGAAATTGCAGAAGAGCTTGGAATGAAAACTTTTGATCTTGCGAAAGTTCTTTATGGTTTAGTTCAATCTGGTCTTATAAAAGTGAAGAAAAAATAAATGGTTAAGATTTCTGAAAAGGAGGAGATGGAATGAATAGAAGAAATATATGCATTGCAGGACATGCTAATGCAGGGAAAACTTCCTTAGG
It encodes the following:
- a CDS encoding acetyl-CoA carboxylase carboxyltransferase subunit alpha, which translates into the protein MIKYLDFEKPIAELLEKIEELRALNESTNGRYEADLRKLNEKLVKLRREIFSSLTPWQRVEMARHPNRPYTSDYVKYLFKDWIELHGDRRYADDLAIITGLGKLGDISFVIVGHEKGRTTSEKIKRNFGSAHPEGYRKALRVMKMGGKFNLPIVCFVDTAGAYPGIGAEERGQALAIAENIKEIAVIPVPIIVIITGEGGSGGALAIGIGDRIYMQEFAVYSVISPEGCASIIFRDQEHKREAAELLKITAEDLKEFGVIDGIIKEPEGGAHSNHEEAARLVGEIILKSYEELKDIPKEELIEKRIEKFSKMGIFIEE
- a CDS encoding DUF4388 domain-containing protein, with the protein product MAIRGDFKEFELNDIFQFIQMGNKDGALYIKGKNGNGVIYFEKGNIKHAETGKYVGTDAINVFLTWDSGTFEFIPEERTDKVTIDLPINSVILEAARQIDEWKKMEDVIPSEEVVVDFEEEPEVTDIELRPLEWKALSIIDGEKTIREIAEELGMKTFDLAKVLYGLVQSGLIKVKKK